Proteins from a single region of Bos javanicus breed banteng chromosome 25, ARS-OSU_banteng_1.0, whole genome shotgun sequence:
- the LOC133238292 gene encoding olfactory receptor 7A17-like, with protein sequence MSHVIVLFSDSPLHHMEPWNLTGVSEFVLLGFSKEEELQTLIFVIFLSMYLITVFGNLLIILATVYDSHLHTPMYFFLSNLSFADICFTTTTVPKMLVNIQTQSKVITYAGCITQMYFFLFFSGLDIYLLTVMAYDRFVAICHPLHYMVIMNPRLCGLLLLVTWIISVLHSLLQSLMVLRLSFCTDVEIPHFFCELNQMVQLACCDTFLNNMVMYFAAVLLAGGPLAAILFSYSKIVSSIRGISSAQGKQAAFSTCMSHLSVVSLFFCTSLGVYLSSAATHRSHSSAKASVMYAVVTPMLNPFIYSLRNKDIKGALKRFLGMAVIKGTVVTGLKSCL encoded by the coding sequence ATGAGTCATGTTATTGTCCTCTTCTCTGATAGTCCCCTTCACCACATGGAACCATGGAATCTTACAGGAGTTTCAGAAtttgttcttctggggttttcAAAGGAAGAAGAATTACAGACACTCATATTTGTGATTTTCCTCTCCATGTACCTGATCACTGTGTTTGGAAATctgctcatcatcctggccaCCGTCTATGACTCCCACCTCCACacgcccatgtacttcttcctttccaacctgTCCTTCGCAGACATCTGTTTTACCACCACTACTGTCCCCAAGATGCTGGTGAACATCCAGACACAGAGCAAAGTCATAACCTATGCAGGTTGCATCACCCAGATGtactttttcctattcttttcagGGTTGGACATCTATCTTTTgactgtgatggcctatgacagGTTTGTGGCCATCTGTCATCCCTTGCATTACATGGTTATCATGAACCCCCGACTCTGTGGACTGCTGCTTCTGGTGACCTGGATTATAAGTGTCTTGCATTCACTGTTACAAAGCCTAATGGTGTTGCGACTGTCCTTCTGCACAGATGTGGAAATCCCccactttttctgtgaactcAATCAGATGGTCCAACTTGCCTGCTGTGACACCTTTCTTAACAACATGGTGATGTATTTTGCAGCTGTGCTGCTGGCTGGCGGTCCCCTGGCTGCTATCCTTTTCTCATACTCGAAGATCGTTTCCTCCATACGTGGAATCTCATCAGCTCAGGGGAAGCAAGCAGCGTTTTCCACCTGCATGTCTCACCTCTCGgttgtctctttatttttttgtacaaGCCTAGGAGTGTACCTTAGCTCAGCTGCTACCCACAGATCACACTCAAGTGCAAAAGCTTCAGTGATGTACGCCGTGGTCACGCCCATGCTAaaccccttcatctacagtctgaggaaTAAAGACATAAAGGGGGCTCTGAAAAGATTCTTGGGGATGGCAGTTATAAAAGGGACAGTGGTCACAGGGCTGAAGAGTTGCCTATGA